One window from the genome of Pseudonocardia hierapolitana encodes:
- a CDS encoding helix-turn-helix transcriptional regulator, producing the protein MLPTSARLLRVLGLLQTQRDWSGPQLAERLGVSARTVRNDVEKLRALGYPVHSSTGVTGGYRLGSGAALPPLLLDDEEAVAVAVGLRSAAGGTVAGIEETSVRALAKLEQVLPSRLRHRVAALAGAVVALPGSGPTVDADVLTAIAGAIRGRERLRFDYGDHDGAMTRRDTEPHRLVHTGRRWYLVAWDVTREGWRTFRVDRMTPKIPTGPRFVPRDPPDPDVAGFVSRGTAQALWRHHARVRLHVPIAAVQDRVTPAIGTLAPLDDGHCVFTTGADTLPMLALYLGMLDVEFDVLDPPELRAALAALGARYTRAAVPPR; encoded by the coding sequence ATGTTGCCGACCTCGGCCCGCCTGCTCCGCGTTCTCGGGCTCCTGCAGACCCAGCGCGACTGGTCCGGCCCCCAGCTCGCCGAGCGGCTCGGGGTGAGTGCCCGCACCGTGCGCAACGACGTCGAGAAGCTGCGCGCGCTCGGCTATCCGGTGCATTCCTCGACCGGGGTGACGGGCGGCTACCGGCTCGGCTCCGGTGCGGCGCTGCCGCCGCTCCTGCTGGACGACGAGGAGGCGGTCGCCGTGGCGGTCGGGCTGCGCTCCGCCGCGGGCGGCACGGTCGCCGGCATCGAGGAGACCTCGGTGCGGGCGCTGGCCAAGCTCGAGCAGGTGCTCCCGTCGCGGCTGCGGCACCGGGTGGCCGCGCTCGCCGGTGCGGTGGTGGCGCTGCCCGGCTCGGGGCCCACCGTGGACGCCGACGTCCTCACCGCGATCGCGGGGGCGATCCGCGGGCGCGAGCGGCTGCGGTTCGACTACGGCGACCACGACGGAGCCATGACGCGCCGGGACACCGAGCCGCACCGCCTGGTGCACACCGGCAGGCGCTGGTACCTCGTGGCGTGGGACGTGACCCGCGAGGGCTGGCGCACCTTCCGCGTGGACCGGATGACGCCGAAGATCCCGACCGGGCCGCGGTTCGTGCCGCGCGACCCGCCGGACCCCGACGTCGCAGGCTTCGTCTCCCGCGGCACCGCGCAGGCGCTGTGGCGCCACCACGCCCGGGTTCGCCTGCACGTACCGATCGCGGCCGTGCAGGACCGGGTGACGCCGGCGATCGGCACGCTGGCGCCCCTCGACGACGGGCACTGCGTCTTCACCACGGGCGCCGACACCCTGCCGATGCTCGCCCTGTACCTCGGCATGCTCGACGTCGAGTTCGACGTACTGGACCCACCGGAGCTGCGCGCCGCGCTGGCGGCGTTGGGTGCCCGCTACACGCGCGCCGCTGTTCCGCCCCGCTAG
- a CDS encoding epoxide hydrolase family protein, with amino-acid sequence MTEIKPFRIDIPQADLDDLHDRLARTRWPHEIAGVGWERGIPLDYLRKLAAYWRDGFDWRAQEAQLNEIPQFTTEIDGQRIHFLHVRSPEPGARPLVLTHGWPSSPVEFLRVIGPLTDPRTHGGDPAQAFHVVIPSLPGYGFSTPMRETGWGNLFRVAQAWSELMTRLGYHRYAVHGTDAGSGLAFLLGMVDAARVIGVHVSGTAAAFPFGPPIELDGLEGTDRARAEQFNRIQQDGLGYLHIQATRPQTIGYGLHDSPVAQLAWIAEKFRDWTDPARDLPEDAVDLDQLLTTISIFWFTGAGASAAHAVYEGMQAYREIAGAQGSDQDWPAGPPTGYAVFAGDTAIRGLADPAGRVTHWSEFDRGGHFPAMEVPDLLAGDLRTFFAPLS; translated from the coding sequence GTGACCGAGATCAAGCCCTTCCGCATCGACATCCCGCAGGCCGACCTCGACGATCTGCACGACCGGCTCGCGCGCACCCGCTGGCCGCACGAGATCGCCGGTGTCGGCTGGGAACGCGGGATCCCGCTCGACTACCTGCGCAAGCTCGCCGCGTACTGGCGCGACGGGTTCGACTGGCGGGCCCAGGAGGCGCAGCTGAACGAGATCCCGCAGTTCACGACGGAGATCGACGGTCAGCGCATCCACTTCCTGCACGTCCGCTCGCCCGAGCCCGGCGCGCGCCCGCTCGTCCTGACCCATGGCTGGCCCAGCTCGCCGGTCGAGTTCCTGCGGGTCATCGGCCCGCTCACCGACCCCCGCACCCACGGGGGCGACCCGGCGCAGGCCTTCCACGTGGTGATCCCCTCGCTGCCCGGCTACGGCTTCTCCACGCCGATGCGCGAGACCGGGTGGGGCAACCTGTTCCGGGTGGCCCAGGCCTGGTCGGAGCTCATGACCCGGCTCGGCTACCACCGCTACGCCGTGCACGGCACGGACGCCGGGTCCGGCCTCGCCTTCCTCCTCGGCATGGTCGACGCGGCACGCGTCATCGGCGTCCACGTCAGCGGCACCGCCGCCGCCTTCCCCTTCGGGCCACCGATCGAGCTGGACGGCCTCGAGGGCACCGACCGGGCGCGCGCCGAGCAGTTCAACCGCATCCAGCAGGACGGGCTCGGCTACCTGCACATCCAGGCCACCCGACCGCAGACGATCGGCTACGGCCTGCACGACTCCCCGGTGGCGCAGCTCGCGTGGATCGCGGAGAAGTTCCGCGACTGGACCGACCCCGCGCGGGACCTGCCCGAGGACGCGGTCGACCTGGACCAGCTGCTGACGACGATCAGCATCTTCTGGTTCACCGGCGCCGGTGCGTCCGCGGCCCATGCCGTCTACGAGGGCATGCAGGCCTACCGCGAGATCGCGGGAGCGCAGGGCAGCGACCAGGACTGGCCTGCGGGCCCGCCGACCGGCTACGCGGTGTTCGCCGGTGACACCGCGATCCGCGGCCTCGCCGACCCGGCGGGCCGGGTGACGCACTGGTCGGAGTTCGACCGCGGCGGGCACTTCCCGGCGATGGAGGTGCCGGACCTCCTGGCCGGCGACCTCCGGACGTTCTTCGCGCCGCTGTCCTGA